A window of [Clostridium] innocuum genomic DNA:
CATATGGAGTTCAAAAAAAGACTTATACTGGTATGGAATATTATCCATCACTGTAATAAGTCTCTTTTCTTTATTAAAATCAGCTACTCAAATCTTAGCCTTCAGAATCCCCATGATTTCGTTCTTATCCTTACTCGTACGTAGCCGCTCGACCTGCTCCTGTTCCATACACACAAGCGCGATTTGTGAAAGCAACTGCATATGTACTCCATCTCTGCCTGCAATTCCAATCATGATATATGCCTTTTCTCCATCAAAATCAACCCCCTCTGGAATCTGCAGTACCGATAAGCCGGACTCGAGAATATGCTGTTCACTATTCGCTATTCCATGGGGAATCGCTACATGATTCCCTACATAGACAGATACAAGACGTTCCCGTTCCATCATATCTTCAATATAGGCCGCCTTAACATACCCCTGCTTCACAAGTATCTCACCGCATGCCTGTATGGCACTCCAGCGATCCGCGTATGCAGCCTGCAATATAATATTATCCTCCTGTAAAATAGGCTTCATCTTTTTTTCTGTTTTCATTCGGATTTTTTCAAGGAATCCACAAGTCGATCATATGCTTCAGAATTCAACAGATTATCCACCGCGTAGACTGAATTTTTCTTCCCGTTTGTCTCAAGTACATTTTTCACACGTGCTTCCAACGGCTGTGTAGTTACGATTAAATCTCCAGCTCTTGCATTTTCACAGAGCGTCGCCACAGAGGAATGCATAACTTCTATATTCAGCATGGCCTTCTGCAGCTTGGTCTTCATGATAGATTCCCCCATGACACTTGATCCCATACCAGCATCACATGCGTAAATAATTCTTTGTACAGCAGCACTATTCTGCTTTGGATCAACGACTACCGCACCTGCACCTGGCATATCGAATCCATAGTCCTGCTCAATAAGTACTGCTTCATCCTCGGTTTTATCCATTTTTAGGATGAAGCCTGCGACCAGCATAGACACCGCCATACCTGCGAAATAGGAAATAATATTAACCAGCATTGCATCCTTTGGAGAAACAGACAGCAAGGCAAAGAAGCTACCCGGTGAAATTGGCGCTACAGTTCCACCTCCGAATACCTGTATGATAAACAGAGAAACCATACTTCCTGCAATCTGTCCCAGAATAACAAGCGGTTTACTTAATACGAATGGATATACGACCTCACCGATACCACCAAAGAAGTTGATGAAGGCGGCACCAGGTGCTGCTTTTTTTGCCGTTCCCTTACCAAAGAAGGTAAATGCAAGAGCGATGCCCAATACACATCCATTATTTGCTTCTATCATAAACAGCAGAGATTTCCCTGCTTCCGCTGCCTGTTCCACACCCAAAGGAATCATAATACCATGATTCACAGCATTATTCAGGAATAATACCTTGGCTGGCTGTACAAATACAGCAATCAGTGGAAGAAGTCCTTTATTGATTAGGAAATCAACAGCTGTGCTTAAGATACCCAGCAGAAATTCAATAACCGGTACAAAGGCAAAGAAGCCCAGTACCATTAAACATACGCCTACGAGTCCCAGGGAGAAATTGTTGACCATCATTTCCATTCCCGGCTTAACTTTTCCCTCAAACAGCTTATCTACCTTTTTCAAAACCCATGCGGCCAGCGGTCCCATGAGCATTGCCCCTGCAAGCATGTTGATATCAGCTCCCAGTATTACTCCCATCGTGGCAAACGAGCCGATAACACCACCACGCTTTTTGTGTACGTTATACCCTCCAGTGTATGCAATCAGCAACGGCATCAGATATTTCATAGTCGGAGCTACCATCTGGTTCATAGTTTCATTTGGCAGCCACCCGGTCGGTATGAATAATGCAGCTAATAATCCCCATCCAATAAAGACCCCAATATTCGGCATAACTTCTGCGCTTAGGAAAGCTCCCATTTTCTGAACTTTCACTTTCTTTGAAGTATTCGTTTTCATAGTTCCTCCGTTTTTTATTATATGTTAAGGATTAAAATCATTTAATTTTATAGTTATTGCAGATTTGCATGGCGATTGTTCATATATTCTGTTGAAATCTTTTTCTCTTCCTGAAGACAGGATGTGATGGCATCCCCTATGATGAGTACCGCCTGTTCAAAGAGAGAGCCGGCATGCTGAGATGTCCTTACCTTGGTTTTTGCCGGTATACACAAATAGGTGTCGCTTATCTTGGGATTTTCACAGAGAGAGGATATCAGAACCACATGTGCCTTCTGCTTTTTTGCCGCTTCCATATGATTCAGTGTAACCTTGGTTTTTGCGCTCGATGACACCGCAAACAGAACATCGTTTTCCTGTATGGAGGGTGTAGCAGCATCCCCTGCGACATATGCTGCATAGCCTAGATGCATAAAGCGAATGGCCAGTGCCTTGACCATGTTTCCGGATCGCCCCATTCCGCTGAAGAAAATTCTATTTGCCGAAAGACAGGCGTTTGCTACAGCTTGCAGCTGCCCCTCATCCAGTGCATTCTGTATTTCCCGCAGTTCATCCAGATTCGCTGCAATGTGTCTGCCTACATTCATATCATTTGCTATCCTTACGCTTTACCGGATGGCCGCCAATCGTCCCTCGCAAAGCCGCTATGCACTGCATGGATAGAGAATCTTCCTGCTGTGAACGAAATCTTGCCTGTAAGGCCGCTGAAATTGTAGGAGTAGGTACTTTCAGACGTGTTGCTTCTTCTATGGTCCATCTTCCCATACCGGAATCTGCAACGTAATCTGCAACACCCTCCAGGGCCACATCCGGCTGCAGGGCTTCAATCACTTTTCCCAGAATATGAGAACGGATGGAACAGCCATTTTGATATGCCTGAAGACTGCCGAGCACATCCACATCAATTTCAGAGGACATCAGCATTTCATATCCTTCTGCATATGCCTGCATAATCGCATATTCCACACCGTTATGTATGGTTTTCGCATAATGCCCGGCGGCCGTTCCACCACAATGAGCATAACCGCCCGGTGCAGCTAAAGATTTTATGAATGGAATCATACGCTCATAGTCTTCTTTTGTTCCGCCAATCAGCATACCACATCCCTTTTTCGCGCCGGCCACTCCTCCGCTGACGCCGATATCCATAAATCGGATATTCTTTTCCATGAGGTAATCAGCTGTTTTTTTCGTATCGCGAAAATCAGAATTTCCACCGTCGATAACCATATCGCCTTCCTTTAACAGCTCTGAAAGCTCTTTGATAATGGTATTTGTAATGGTTCCGGGCGGTGTCTGAAGCCATATAATGCAGGGCTTTTCCAATGCATTCACCATCTCCTGCATACTTGCTGCAACCTTGATCCCCCTCTTTGCAGCACGTTCACATGCCGCTTCACAGGTATCACAGCCAATCAAAGCATGTCCGTCACTGGCAGCTCTTGCGGCCATTTCCAACCCCATTTTTCCTAAACCGATAAATCCGATTTGCATACGCCTTATCTCCTTTTATCATCAGTCGTTATAATTCTTGAATTTCTTCATATTGGTGCTGATTTCTAAAAGCTTCTCTGCAACGGTATCCTGTGACTGCATGCAGAAGCCAACATATAGAACATCAACAAGACTGTATTCTGCTATTCTGGAGATCAGCGACTGCGGCTTATAGCTGAAATTTCTCGACAGCGTATATAAGCATACATCCGCCAGCTTTGTTAAAGGAGATTGAGAGAACTGTGTGATTGCAATAATCTTCATGCGATTTTCCTTTGCTACCTTCAATGCGGCATTTAGCTCCGTATTGGCTCCCTCATTGCTTACAACAATAATGGCATCCTCTTCATTTCCCACTGAGGAAACAACCGCCTGTGTATGCACATCTGTAATCAGCTCCACCATCATGCCGATACGCATGAATTTATGGTAAGCATCCTGTGCAACGCTGGCAGAACCGCCAACACCTGTGAAGATGACTCTTCTTGCATCCCGAATGATTTGAAATGCTTCTTCCAGATCATCCTCGCGAATAATTTTGCCGATATCCTCAATCGTCTCGATGTTTTTCTGTAGAACCTTCTTTGAAACGGTGAGAATATCGTCATCCTCCTCCACACGTACATATTGGGAGCTTTCGCTGGCTTCCATATCTCTTGTAATCGCCAGCTTTAAATCCTGCAGCTTATCGTAGCCCATTTTTTTTACAAAACGGGTGATTGCCGCAATGCTCGTTCCAATATCTTCTGAAATATCCGTTATGGACATGCGTGTGAATCTATCCGGATGCTCTTTCAGATATGTTACGATTTTTTGATCGGATTTCGTCAGTGCATCCTCCATATTCGTCAGCTGTTTTTCAAATAATGCCAATTTTGTTGTATTCATTTGTATCTTCCTTTCCCTCCAGAATAGCATCAACCTTCTTTCTTCATGCAGCGCAGCCCGGGTAAGCGTTCACATGATGATCAGGAACAATTGTTCACAACGTTATTGTAAATTATTATCATTATTGTGTCAATATATTTTGATAATAATTTACATTATTGTTTTTTAAATCCTTCCTCTGAATTCATATTCATATGAAAATAATACCGTATTTATCGTATGAATGAAGGTGATTTTCAGTTTATACCTTATTCCTTATTATAACATGTGCGATATAGATTATCATATAAGCGTGATAATTATTTTCATTTTCCTAACCAATATAATCTCTCTTGTTTTTCAGGTCGATAATTCCATCCTGTTTTCACAGACTTGATGCATACGAAAAAGAGAATCCAAAGCATCTATTGAACTAGAAGCTATGAATTCCCTTTATGTATAGTACCTATAGTTGCGTAAAGTACCATTAAAACCAAAATATCTTTATGATGATCAAGCTAATGTTATTAAAGCTGCATTATGTTCATTTTAGAACAATCCCTCAATATGCCCCTTTTCATCGATATCCATGTTATTTGCCGCAGGCACCTTTGGAAGACCCGGCATCGTCAGTATCTTTCCCGTTAATGCAACCAGGAAACCGGCACCAAGACTCGGGCGCAGCTCACGAACCGTAATCGTAAAATCCTTTGGAGCCCCATATACCTTCGCATCATCGGACAGTGACATCTGCGTTTTCGCCATACAGATCGGCATCTTATCCCAGCCAAGGGAAGTATACAACGCAATTTGTTCCTTCGCCTCTTCTGTAAATGCCACTTCTTTTGCGCCATACACCCTGGTCGCAATTGCTGTAATTTTTTCCTCAATGCTTTGTTCCACATCATACAGCGGAGCATAGCTGTTTTCCTCTGCACAAAGCTCCACCAGCTGATTGGCTAGATCAAGCGCGCCTTCTCCGCCCTTTGCCCATACCTGAGAAAGGCTCATCGGATGCTGATGCTCTTTACACCAGTTCTGTAATGCTTTCACCTCTGCAGGAGTATCGCTCGCAAATTCATTGATTGCTACGATATAAGGCAGTCCGAACTGCTTTACTGTATCAATGTGCTTTGCAAGATTTTCACACCCTGTCAGCATCGCTTCCACATTTTCATCCTTCAAATCCTCATATGCTACATTGCCGTGCTGCTTCAAGGCACGAATGGTTGCTACAATTACCACTGCATTTGGCTTCAGCCCACCGAAGCGACACTTGATATCCAGGAACTTTTCAGCTCCAAGATCAGCACCAAAGCCTGCCTCTGTCACCGTATAATCCGCAAGCTTCAGACATGTTCTTGTCGCAAGAATGGAATTACAGCCATGAGCGATATTGGCAAACGGACCGCCGTGAATCAGTACAGGATTATGTTCCAGTGTCTGTACCATATTCGGTTTGATGGCATCCTTCATAACCATTGCCAGAGCCCCTTCAATGCCAAGGTCCTTTACATAAATCGGCTCCTTCTTTGAATTAAATGCCACCAGCATATTGCCGAGGCGCTCCTTTAAATCCATCAAAGAAGTAGACAGACAAAGAACTGCCATCACCTCACTGGCCACCGTGATATTGAAGCCGTCCACACGTTCCACACCATTCGCCTTCGGTCCCTGTCCAATCGTAATGTGACGCAGCGTACGATCGTTCATATCCAGACAGCGTTTCCATGTGATGTTTTCTATATCGATATCCAGCTCATTTCCCTGATGAATATGATTATCCAGACATGCGGAAATCAAATTGTTTGCTGTTGTGATTGCGTGCATATCCCCGGTAAAATGCAGGTTAATATCCTCCATTGGTACAACCTGGGCATAACCGCCGCCGGCAGCTCCACCCTTCAGACCGAAAACCGGACCCAGACTTGGCTCACGAAGCGCGATCATCGTCTTTTTCCCCAGCCGGTTTAACGCATCCCCCAAACCAACAGTCGTTGTGGATTTTCCTTCCCCGGCCTTTGTCGGATTGATTGCGGTCACCAGAATCAGCTTACCATCTTCCTTGTCTTCATTTCTATGCAGCAAATCGAGAGATATCTTTGCCTTATAATTACCATAGTATTCCAGGTCCTCTTCACCCACACCGATTTTTGCCGCAATATCACGAATATGCTCCATTTTACATTCCTGCGCAATTTCTAAGTCTGTTTTAAACATAGCTTCCTCCTTGTATATTTCTCTTATCCTTATTCAGTAAGCTTCATCAAGCCCCACAGATCATTCTGCTTCGCAAATACAACCCTCTGACTTGGTGCTGTGATACTTTCGATGCCTTCATACAAATATTCTTTCTGGTCCTTCGTATATAGTCCAATATACGGCTTTTTCTCTACCTTCACATAGGTATCATTCAAAACATCTGCCGCAGCATACGCAAAATCGCTTATCAGCTTCCCTGTTTTATCCATGATAGCCCATTTTCCATCCTTTTTTACAGCATTTAAAGCTTCCAGTGCCATATGGGGACGATATACACGCTCCTTCATATGTACAGCTTCATATACGGTTTCCGAATGCAGCTTTCCCTTAGTGACAAGTACAAATCCTTCCTCTGTTCTACTATCCTTTCCGTCTTCCTCACCTGTTATTTTCAGATTGACTGGCAGGAAGAAGACATCTGCCTTTATATCAGCACAGATCGTTTCCAAATCCGTTTTTTCCTCTACATATGTGGATGTATTCATATCATAGCGAATAGCATAAACATTTTCACCTTTATCATCAACATAGTAGCTGGTCTGCGGCCCAACAATCCCTGTCCAACAGCCCTGATCATAGCCCTCAACATGGAGTAGCTGTGAGAGATATTTCAAATCTCCATCACCGCCTTCCATGACACCATAAGCATCATCTATGAAGCAGGTCTGAAACTTATACTTCATAGCAAGCAGAAGATCGCCATTGGCATTTATGAAGCCTTCCCTGTTTCCATCATTCACAAGAAAGCCCTTGTCGTACAAAGCGATTGGATCCGTTTCATATGCAGCAAACGGTTCTTTCACCCAGCTAATCTGCTGTATCTCCCCCTCAGATACCTGATCTGCTTCCTTCTTTGGCATCTCCTTTGATGTGCATCCAAGAAGTGCCATGCCTATGCACACAGATGCAAAAAGCGGCTTCCAGTTTCCCATAGCTACATATCTTTCTTTCCAATATCATTTCTGTAAAAGAGCTTATCACAGTGAATTCTATGTACATCCGCATATGCTTTTTCATATGCTTCCTCCAGTGTATCCGCTGCAGCGCACACGCACAGAACACGACCGCCGTCCGTTACCAGACTGCCTTCCTTTTCTGCCGTCCCCATGTGAAATACCATGGAATTCACATTCTCCAAATTTTCAATCACAGCGCCCTTTGTACTGGAAGCAGGATAACCCTCACTGGCCATAACAACACCAAGCGTAACCCTGTCGTCCCATTCCAGCTCTGTCTTGGAATGGTTCATAATATTCTCAATCACGTCACAGAAATCCGTTTTCAGCCTCGGCAGGATAACCTCTGCCTCCGGGTCACCAAAGCGTGCATTGAATTCGATTGTTTTAACACCATGCTTTGTCAGCATCAGCCCGCCGTACAGAAATCCGGTAAACGGATGCCCTTCCTTCACCATTGCCTTCGCCATCGGTATCATAACTGCATTCATCGTTTCCTCAATAATATCCGGTGTTATCTTCTTAACAGGAGAGTAGACACCCATACCACCGGTATTTGGACCTTTATCACCGTCATACGCCGCCTTATGATCCTGTGCAACCTCCATCGGAAGAACCAGATCATCACATACAAAGCAAATCAAGGAGAATTCAAAGCCCTCCAGGCATTCCTCGATAACAACACGGTTTCCCGGAATACTGAACGCGATTTCGATTGCATCCAATGCTTCCTTTAATTCATAAGCAACCGTAACACCCTTTCCTGCCTTCAAGCCGTCTTCCTTTATGACAATCGGCACGCCCTGATGCTCCACATAGCCGATTGCATCCGCTTTATTGTCAAAGGTCTGGTAGCTTGCTGTCGGAATACCATACTTCGCCATGATTTTCTTCGCAAAGTCCTTGCTGGACTCCACCTGTGCCGCATCCTTTGTCGGTCCGAATATCTTTAGTCCCTCTGCCTGAAACGCATCAACGATTCCCAGTGACAGCGTAGCCTCCGGTCCGACTATCGTTAAATCTATTTCCTGTTCCTTTGCAAATGCGGTTAAGCCCTTTACATCACTGTCCGCAATATTGACACACTCCGCAAGCTCTGCCATTCCGGGATTTCCCGGAGCTGCATAAATCTTCTTTACCCGGCCGCTTCTGCTTACCGCATGAACCAGTGCATGCTCTCTTCCGCCTTTACCGATTACCAATACTTTCATCAAACAATCGCTCCTTCCGAAACATAAAAAGCATGAAAAGTCACAGTAAACCTTCCATGCATTGAGCCAAAAAGTTTACTTGTAGTTCGCCAATTTACGGTCGGCGAGTAGAGACGAATCATCCAATCATGTTTCTATACAAGTAATATTTCCACTCTTATTTTACTTTATTTTGTACAACATTACAATTCCATTTCAGGAAAGTTTCGGGAAAGCACTCAATCTATAATCACATGATAGTCTATTCCGAATTCTTTATGAATCGGCAGCACCTGTTCCCCATAATAAATTTCCTTTCTTCCATCCTTTTCAAACGTATATTTCAGATTGGTATAAATATAATCATATGCTGAGAAATCCTGATACGGTATTCGAATCCGATAGCTTTTCTCATCCTCGCTAATTTCCACTGCCTTGACTTTCAGATCCCGATTAACAGGCTCCACCGTTTTCAGACGACCATATGCTTTCTTTCGTATACGGATATTTATCACTTGTTCCTCCGTGTTTCCGAAAAACTCAGACTCCTGCAATGCTTTTCCCTTCACATATCGGATATCATACCGTCCCAGATCAGCCGTCCTTTCTTCCCCGTTTTCTGTATACTGGAGTGTTTGAAAACGGACACGACTTCCCTGCTTCATAGGCACATAGACGGTTAACGGGGCAGCTTCACAAAACCATACAGCAGGATCCATCGGCTGCTTCATATCAAAATCTATCAGCTGCGGCTCTGTGACAGTATTACGCGAAGGCTTACCCTCTTCGAGCATAATACTCTCCACCTCATACAATGAGGTCTTGCTATATTCTACACTGTTGTGTAAAAATTCAGCCGTTGAAGCTGCAGGCTGGAAAGCAAACCATAAAAGAAGAAACACCACCACTAACAGAGGCAGAAGCAGAAGTATTTTTTTATTTACTTTCATTTTGTATCCCTCCATTTTCTACAGTAAAGCGAATCTCTTCATGTATCGAATTTTTATTTTCTTCTTCCGTTATATTCCGCAGCTCCAGCTTCAACTCGGAAGCATCACAGGATTCCTGCATAGTTCCTCGAACCATGACATATAGTTTTTTATCTTTGGGGTTCATTATCATATTCGTTGCATATGTACCACCGAAAATATCCTGCAGCTCTATATAGTAATACTCCTTTAAATCTGTTGCGGCACGTTCATAGCTGATGATATAAACGTAGTCCTTTTTATTCTTTATCGCATACTGCATCCGGATTCCATGCTTAAGCTCCTGTTCATGATATGAAACTGATTCCCTGCTTTTCAATGCTTCCATGTGTTTCAGCTCTTCTGTAATCGTTTGTACATCGGCATTTAGGTCAAGATAGCTTTCCGTCGTGAAACAGCTCCTTTGTTTCGTGTCACCTGGCTTTGTGTTCCATGCGAAAACAAGCAAGCTGCAGGCTGCAGCCAATATTGCGTAAGCAAATAATACGGTTTTCGGGGAAGGCAGTTTTCTTACAGCTTTATCGAGCAGTGCAGCATTCAGATTTTTATCATAGCGATATCGATACGCAATATAAAGAAGAGCTCCGCCTAGGACGAGCAGAACCAGAACCCACGGCCATTGCGTAAGGGAGGCTGTAGCTTTCTGTGCAATCGTATCCATTCTGTTTACAGTCACACAGCAAGGCGCTGAAAGCCTCTGCCCGCGGTTTGATTTCCATTCCTATAAAGCTCAACAACACCTCGTCCATACCGTTGTATCCTTCTGCCGCTTTTTTCAAAGGTATAACAGAAATTTGTAGCTGTCATATCATATTCCTTTGGCAGCTCATAGCGAAGTATAACTCTTGTGTCTGTATCAAAATCGCCATATGTATTTCTCTGTATTTCAATTTTTATAGGAGCATCCGGATTCACAGCTTCAACGTGGATCAGTCTCCCTGCTGCCTTCGTATTTACATCAATATACAGCTCTTTTTCCTCAGAATCCCAGTTCTTTGAAATGGAGGCTTCTTCAAAAACCTCTCCGCTTTTTTCTATT
This region includes:
- a CDS encoding MurR/RpiR family transcriptional regulator, translating into MNTTKLALFEKQLTNMEDALTKSDQKIVTYLKEHPDRFTRMSITDISEDIGTSIAAITRFVKKMGYDKLQDLKLAITRDMEASESSQYVRVEEDDDILTVSKKVLQKNIETIEDIGKIIREDDLEEAFQIIRDARRVIFTGVGGSASVAQDAYHKFMRIGMMVELITDVHTQAVVSSVGNEEDAIIVVSNEGANTELNAALKVAKENRMKIIAITQFSQSPLTKLADVCLYTLSRNFSYKPQSLISRIAEYSLVDVLYVGFCMQSQDTVAEKLLEISTNMKKFKNYND
- a CDS encoding PTS mannitol transporter subunit IICB, coding for MKTNTSKKVKVQKMGAFLSAEVMPNIGVFIGWGLLAALFIPTGWLPNETMNQMVAPTMKYLMPLLIAYTGGYNVHKKRGGVIGSFATMGVILGADINMLAGAMLMGPLAAWVLKKVDKLFEGKVKPGMEMMVNNFSLGLVGVCLMVLGFFAFVPVIEFLLGILSTAVDFLINKGLLPLIAVFVQPAKVLFLNNAVNHGIMIPLGVEQAAEAGKSLLFMIEANNGCVLGIALAFTFFGKGTAKKAAPGAAFINFFGGIGEVVYPFVLSKPLVILGQIAGSMVSLFIIQVFGGGTVAPISPGSFFALLSVSPKDAMLVNIISYFAGMAVSMLVAGFILKMDKTEDEAVLIEQDYGFDMPGAGAVVVDPKQNSAAVQRIIYACDAGMGSSVMGESIMKTKLQKAMLNIEVMHSSVATLCENARAGDLIVTTQPLEARVKNVLETNGKKNSVYAVDNLLNSEAYDRLVDSLKKSE
- a CDS encoding SIS domain-containing protein; translation: MNVGRHIAANLDELREIQNALDEGQLQAVANACLSANRIFFSGMGRSGNMVKALAIRFMHLGYAAYVAGDAATPSIQENDVLFAVSSSAKTKVTLNHMEAAKKQKAHVVLISSLCENPKISDTYLCIPAKTKVRTSQHAGSLFEQAVLIIGDAITSCLQEEKKISTEYMNNRHANLQ
- a CDS encoding formate--tetrahydrofolate ligase, yielding MFKTDLEIAQECKMEHIRDIAAKIGVGEEDLEYYGNYKAKISLDLLHRNEDKEDGKLILVTAINPTKAGEGKSTTTVGLGDALNRLGKKTMIALREPSLGPVFGLKGGAAGGGYAQVVPMEDINLHFTGDMHAITTANNLISACLDNHIHQGNELDIDIENITWKRCLDMNDRTLRHITIGQGPKANGVERVDGFNITVASEVMAVLCLSTSLMDLKERLGNMLVAFNSKKEPIYVKDLGIEGALAMVMKDAIKPNMVQTLEHNPVLIHGGPFANIAHGCNSILATRTCLKLADYTVTEAGFGADLGAEKFLDIKCRFGGLKPNAVVIVATIRALKQHGNVAYEDLKDENVEAMLTGCENLAKHIDTVKQFGLPYIVAINEFASDTPAEVKALQNWCKEHQHPMSLSQVWAKGGEGALDLANQLVELCAEENSYAPLYDVEQSIEEKITAIATRVYGAKEVAFTEEAKEQIALYTSLGWDKMPICMAKTQMSLSDDAKVYGAPKDFTITVRELRPSLGAGFLVALTGKILTMPGLPKVPAANNMDIDEKGHIEGLF
- a CDS encoding NADP-dependent phosphogluconate dehydrogenase; amino-acid sequence: MQIGFIGLGKMGLEMAARAASDGHALIGCDTCEAACERAAKRGIKVAASMQEMVNALEKPCIIWLQTPPGTITNTIIKELSELLKEGDMVIDGGNSDFRDTKKTADYLMEKNIRFMDIGVSGGVAGAKKGCGMLIGGTKEDYERMIPFIKSLAAPGGYAHCGGTAAGHYAKTIHNGVEYAIMQAYAEGYEMLMSSEIDVDVLGSLQAYQNGCSIRSHILGKVIEALQPDVALEGVADYVADSGMGRWTIEEATRLKVPTPTISAALQARFRSQQEDSLSMQCIAALRGTIGGHPVKRKDSK
- a CDS encoding PTS sugar transporter subunit IIA encodes the protein MKTEKKMKPILQEDNIILQAAYADRWSAIQACGEILVKQGYVKAAYIEDMMERERLVSVYVGNHVAIPHGIANSEQHILESGLSVLQIPEGVDFDGEKAYIMIGIAGRDGVHMQLLSQIALVCMEQEQVERLRTSKDKNEIMGILKAKI
- a CDS encoding penicillin-binding protein; protein product: MKVNKKILLLLPLLVVVFLLLWFAFQPAASTAEFLHNSVEYSKTSLYEVESIMLEEGKPSRNTVTEPQLIDFDMKQPMDPAVWFCEAAPLTVYVPMKQGSRVRFQTLQYTENGEERTADLGRYDIRYVKGKALQESEFFGNTEEQVINIRIRKKAYGRLKTVEPVNRDLKVKAVEISEDEKSYRIRIPYQDFSAYDYIYTNLKYTFEKDGRKEIYYGEQVLPIHKEFGIDYHVIID
- the purD gene encoding phosphoribosylamine--glycine ligase, with protein sequence MKVLVIGKGGREHALVHAVSRSGRVKKIYAAPGNPGMAELAECVNIADSDVKGLTAFAKEQEIDLTIVGPEATLSLGIVDAFQAEGLKIFGPTKDAAQVESSKDFAKKIMAKYGIPTASYQTFDNKADAIGYVEHQGVPIVIKEDGLKAGKGVTVAYELKEALDAIEIAFSIPGNRVVIEECLEGFEFSLICFVCDDLVLPMEVAQDHKAAYDGDKGPNTGGMGVYSPVKKITPDIIEETMNAVMIPMAKAMVKEGHPFTGFLYGGLMLTKHGVKTIEFNARFGDPEAEVILPRLKTDFCDVIENIMNHSKTELEWDDRVTLGVVMASEGYPASSTKGAVIENLENVNSMVFHMGTAEKEGSLVTDGGRVLCVCAAADTLEEAYEKAYADVHRIHCDKLFYRNDIGKKDM